The proteins below are encoded in one region of Juglans microcarpa x Juglans regia isolate MS1-56 chromosome 4D, Jm3101_v1.0, whole genome shotgun sequence:
- the LOC121261077 gene encoding putative clathrin assembly protein At5g57200 translates to MGTFPSFRKAYGALKDSTKVGLAKVNSEFKDLDIAIVKATNHVECPPKERHVRRIFSATSVACPRADVAYCIHALARRLAKTKNWIVAIKTLIVIHRTLREGDPTFREDLLNYSHRGHILQISNFKDDSSPLAWDCSAWVRTYALFLEERLECFRILKYDIESERLTKSLPGASKVHSRTRMLGCDELLEQLPALQQLLYRLIGCQPEGAAYSNYLIQYALALVLKESFKIYCAINDGIINLVDMFFDMSRHDAVKALNIYKRAGQQAENLADFYDYCKGLDLARNFQFPTLRQPPPSFLATMEEYIKEAPQTGSVNNRLEYQETERLTVKADGPEEPSESEKQEEKEEEQPLVVTEEPEKEEGEPAPLISTEDTGDLLGLNEINPKAAELEESNALALAIVPPGTDASSNRDLRDIGGTSGWELALVTTPSNNTTPFVESKLAGGFDKLLLDSLYEDEAARRQIQLQDAGYGYGGMAMQNPFDQQHDPFGMSNNVAPPPNVQMAMLAQQQQQHQQQQMMFQQQQHNMSMVPYQYQPQYPQQSQYPQQTQYMGSSNPFGDPFLGYPQSSMPQQGNHNLI, encoded by the exons ATGGGGACGTTTCCGAGCTTTAGGAAAGCCTATGGAGCTCTCAAGGACTCCACCAAGGTTGGCCTCGCCAAGGTCAACAGCGAATTCAAG GATTTGGACATTGCCATTGTAAAGGCCACCAATCACGTCGAGTGCCCTCCTAAGGAACGTCATGTTCGAA GAATTTTTTCTGCGACATCAGTGGCATGTCCGAGGGCTGATGTGGCCTACTGCATACACGCACTGGCAAGGAGATTGGCCAAGACAAAAAATTGGATT GTTGCTATAAAGACATTGATAGTCATTCACAGGACATTAAGAGAGGGTGATCCTACATTTAGAGAGGATCTTCTGAATTACTCACACAGAGGACACATCCTCCAAATATCCAATTTCAAAGATGATTCAAGCCCTCTCG CTTGGGATTGTTCTGCATGGGTTCGGACATATGCACTATTTTTAGAGGAACGTCTTGAATGTTTTAGAATCCTAAAATATGATATTGAGTCAGAGCGTTTGACAAAGTCATTACCAGGAGCAAGCAAG GTACATAGTAGAACACGGATGTTGGGATGTGATGAGCTATTGGAGCAGCTACCTGCATTGCAGCAGCTTCTCTACCGCCTTATTGGTTGCCAG CCTGAAGGAGCAGCTTATAGCAATTATCTCATACAGTACGCCTTGGCCCTG GTATTGAAAGAAAGCTTTAAGATATACTGTGCGATCAATGATGGCATTATAAATCTTGTGGACATG TTCTTTGATATGTCAAGACATGATGCTGTTAAAGCTCTCAATATATACAAAAGAGCGGGCCAACAG GCAGAAAATCTTGctgatttttatgattattgcAAAGGTTTGGATCTTGCTAGGAACTTTCAGTTTCCAACATTGAGACAG CCTCCTCCATCATTTCTTGCAACAATGGAAGAGTATATAAAAGAAGCACCTCAGACAGGTTCAGTAAATAATAGACTG GAGTATCAGGAGACGGAAAGATTGACTGTGAAAGCTGATGGACCTGAAGAACCTTCTGAAAGTGaaaaacaagaggaaaaagaagaggaacaGCCACTTGTAGTTACTGAGGAGCCTGAGAAAGAGGAGGGGGAACCTGCACCTTTGATATCAACTGAAGATACTGGAGATCTGCTG GGTCTGAATGAAATTAATCCAAAAGCTGCAGAACTAGAGGAAAGCAATGCTTTGGCTCTTGCAATAGTTCCACCTG GGACTGATGCTTCAAGTAACCGTGATTTGAGAGACATTGGCGGGACTTCAGGTTGGGAGCTAGCGCTAGTTACCACACCAAGCAACAATACCACCCCCTTTGTGGAAAGCAAATTG GCTGGCGGCTTTGACAAGCTATTACTTGATAGCTTGTATGAAGATGAAGCTGCCAGGAGACAAATACAACTGCAGGATGCAGGGTATGGATATGGAGGAATGGCCATGCAAAATCCTTTTGATCAGCAACATGATCCATTCGGCATGTCCAACAACGTAGCACCCCCACCCAATGTGCAGATGGCAATGTTGGCTCAGCAACAGCAGCAACACCAACAACAGCAAATGATGTTTCAACAACAGCAACACAACATGTCGATGGTACCTTACCAGTACCAACCTCAATATCCTCAACAATCTCAATACCCTCAACAGACACAGTATATGGGTTCATCTAATCCATTTGGGGACCCATTCCTTGGCTACCCCCAGAGTTCAATGCCACAACAGGGAAATCACAATCTAATTTAG